Proteins encoded together in one Antennarius striatus isolate MH-2024 chromosome 13, ASM4005453v1, whole genome shotgun sequence window:
- the supt20 gene encoding transcription factor SPT20 homolog isoform X3: MQHVLEYALDRAEYIVESARQRPAKRRVSSGGRKSLYQKLYELYMEECEKEPESKNLRRNVNLLEKLLSQESISCLVVNLYPGNEGYSLMLRGKNGSDSETIRLPYEEGELLEYLDAEELPPILVDLLEKSQVNIFHCGCVIVEVRDYRQSCNTKMPTYQSRHILLRPTMQTLICDVHAMTSDHHKWTQDDKLQLESQLILATAEPLCLDPSISVTCTANRLLYNKQKMNTRSMKRCFKRHSRAALNRQQELSHLPMPPQLRLYDYLQRRKERKPAPVIDLKISKIGNCVDMWKQNNCQLTVPKEIDVERYAVVERSLQLEDSQPTTVIWPAEEVVDDYTFECEVGGQAQKTKVSIFQSLGDPLVYGKIYCAKEQKAEEDSTDLKLIHPPFLIGSKIDADRFLTQYKGVYERDVKCQVKMSHNSGSVGPGPPSPGKEEGEGISPLVQTSVLGKGVKHRPPPIKLPSGSSSSSSGNPYSSQTTSGLLKCPTPPPAKSQSLNRKHSMELGQLGLLSPASLSPMGSTQRSGTPKPSTPTPTNTPCSTPHPADVLSAPLSVTPTPSDPPLTQNQSQPALLTSFAQQQLALSQPLPVMTIPLPTMGTSITTGTTSSQVMANPAGLNIINVVSSVCSPQTLMSGSNPMLGPGLNLSGIIPSGGLMPTMQSAAQTGSHFGLNNSAGLRPLNLLQIPTGPLIFNSLQQQQLSQFSPQQSQSATSSPQQQGETGSDQSLGNQQTAVINLGVGGFMSPQAAVLSQLGCGLDGSGPPLPSPRFQQQHQPQIQLQFLQHQMQQQQMAMGAAAPQGGPPQQHTASQPRSKRKRSLPQPLPKS, translated from the exons ATG CAACACGTTTTGGAATATGCATTGGATCGAGCCGAG TACATTGTTGAAAGTGCTCGCCAACGACCAGCCAAAAGGAGAGTTTCATCCGGTGGGAGGAAGAGTTTGTATCAGAAGCTCTATGAGCTTTATATGGAGGAATGTGAGAAAGAGCCGGAGTCAAAG AATTTGAGGAGAAATGTGAATCTGCTGGAGAAGCTGTTGTCTCAGGAGTCCATATCATGTCTTGTGGTCAATTTGTACCCTGGGAATGAAGGGTACTCTTTAATGCTCAGGGGCAAGAATGGATCTG ATTCTGAAACCATCCGACTGCCATATGAAGAAGGGGAGCTGCTGGAGTACCTGGATGCCGAAGAGTTGCCTCCTATTCTAGTGGATCTGTTGGAGAAATCGCAG GTGAACATCTTCCACTGTGGCTGTGTAATAGTCGAGGTGAGAGACTACAGGCAGTCTTGTAATACCAAGATGCCCACCTATCAGAGTCGACACATCCTGTTGCGACCGACCATGCAG ACTCTGATCTGTGATGTACATGCCATGACCAGTGACCACCATAAGTGGACACAG GATGACAAATTGCAGCTGGAGAGTCAGTTGATTTTGGCCACAGCTGAACCACTGTGCCTGGACCCTTCCATTTCTGTCACCTGCACAGCCAACCGTCTGCTatacaacaaacagaaaatgaacacTCGCTCCATGAAACG ATGTTTCAAGAGACACTCTCGAGCAGCCCTGAATAGGCAGCAGGAGCTGTCCCACCTGCCCATGCCGCCACAACTACGACTTTACGACTacctgcagaggaggaaggagaggaaaccTGCTCCCGTCATAGACCTGAAGATCTCAAAGATTGGAAAT TGTGTTGACATGTGGAAGCAAAACAACTGCCAACTAACTGTACCAAAGGAAATTGAT GTGGAAAGGTATGCTGTGGTTGAGCGATCGCTGCAGTTGGAGGACTCTCAGCCCACTACTGTAATCTGGCCTGCTGAG GAAGTTGTAGATGACTACACGTTTGAGTGTGAGGTGGGGGGCCAAGCCCAGAAGACCAAGGTGTCCATCTTCCAGTCACTTGGAGACCCGCTGGTTTATGGAAAGATCTACTGTGCCAAAGAACAAAAAGCCGAGGAGGACAGCACAGACCTGAAGCTCATTCACCCCCC CTTCCTCATAGGCTCAAAGATCGATGCAGATCG ATTTCTCACTCAGTACAAAGGAGTGTATGAGAGAGATGTGAAGTGTCAGGTCAAGATGTCCCATAACTCAGGCAGCGTGGGACCGGGTCCCCCCTCGCCAGGCAAAGAAGAG GGTGAGGGTATTTCTCCACTGGTCCAGACGTCTGTTTTGGGAAAAGGGGTGAAGCACCGACCCCCTCCCATCAAACTGCCTTCAGGATCAAGCAGCAGCTCCTCAG GTAACCCGTATAGTTCACAAACCACCAGTGGTCTACTCAAGTGCCCTACGCCCCCTCCGGCCAAAAGCCAGTCTCTAAACAGGAAGCACTCCATGGAGCTGGGCCAGTTGGGCCTGCTGTCGcctgcctctctctcccccatGGGCTCCACACAGA GATCGGGGACTCCTAAGCCATCCACTCCCACACCCACCAACACACCGTGCTCGACCCCACACCCCGCTGACGTCCTGTCAGCTCCTCTCTCGGTGACCCCGACCCCATCGGATCCTCCGTTGACTCAGAACCAGTCGCAGCCCGCCCTCCTCACGTCCTTCGCCCAGCAGCAGCTGGCGCTGAGCCAGCCCCTGCCCGTTATGACCATTCCCCTGCCCACCATGGGTACGTCGATCACCACAGGCACCACCTCATCGCAGGTCATGGCCAACCCCGCAGGGCTCAATATCATCAACGTGGTCAGCTCTGTCTG CAGCCCTCAGACCCTGATGAGTGGCTCCAATCCAATGCTGGGTCCAGGCCTTAACCTGAGTGGAATCATTCCATCTGGAGGACTGATGCCCACCATGCAGTCAGCAGCACAAACTG GGAGTCATTTTGGCCTGAACAACAGTGCTGGGCTGAGACCCCTGAACCTACTGCAG ATCCCCACCGGTCCTCTCATCTTTAactctctgcagcagcagcagctgtctCAGTTCTCACCGCAGCAGAGTCAGTCAGCCACTTCCAGCCCTCAACAGCAGGGGGAGACG GGCTCGGATCAAAGTTTAGGAAACCAGCAAACCGCCGTCATCAACCTAGGAGTCGGGGGCTTCATGTCTCCACAAGCAGCAG
- the supt20 gene encoding transcription factor SPT20 homolog isoform X2 — MQHVLEYALDRAEYIVESARQRPAKRRVSSGGRKSLYQKLYELYMEECEKEPESKNLRRNVNLLEKLLSQESISCLVVNLYPGNEGYSLMLRGKNGSDSETIRLPYEEGELLEYLDAEELPPILVDLLEKSQVNIFHCGCVIVEVRDYRQSCNTKMPTYQSRHILLRPTMQTLICDVHAMTSDHHKWTQDDKLQLESQLILATAEPLCLDPSISVTCTANRLLYNKQKMNTRSMKRCFKRHSRAALNRQQELSHLPMPPQLRLYDYLQRRKERKPAPVIDLKISKIGNCVDMWKQNNCQLTVPKEIDVERYAVVERSLQLEDSQPTTVIWPAEEVVDDYTFECEVGGQAQKTKVSIFQSLGDPLVYGKIYCAKEQKAEEDSTDLKLIHPPFLIGSKIDADRFLTQYKGVYERDVKCQVKMSHNSGSVGPGPPSPGKEEGEGISPLVQTSVLGKGVKHRPPPIKLPSGSSSSSSGNPYSSQTTSGLLKCPTPPPAKSQSLNRKHSMELGQLGLLSPASLSPMGSTQRSGTPKPSTPTPTNTPCSTPHPADVLSAPLSVTPTPSDPPLTQNQSQPALLTSFAQQQLALSQPLPVMTIPLPTMGTSITTGTTSSQVMANPAGLNIINVVSSVCPQTLMSGSNPMLGPGLNLSGIIPSGGLMPTMQSAAQTGSHFGLNNSAGLRPLNLLQIPTGPLIFNSLQQQQLSQFSPQQSQSATSSPQQQGETGDQGSDQSLGNQQTAVINLGVGGFMSPQAAVLSQLGCGLDGSGPPLPSPRFQQQHQPQIQLQFLQHQMQQQQMAMGAAAPQGGPPQQHTASQPRSKRKRSLPQPLPKS; from the exons ATG CAACACGTTTTGGAATATGCATTGGATCGAGCCGAG TACATTGTTGAAAGTGCTCGCCAACGACCAGCCAAAAGGAGAGTTTCATCCGGTGGGAGGAAGAGTTTGTATCAGAAGCTCTATGAGCTTTATATGGAGGAATGTGAGAAAGAGCCGGAGTCAAAG AATTTGAGGAGAAATGTGAATCTGCTGGAGAAGCTGTTGTCTCAGGAGTCCATATCATGTCTTGTGGTCAATTTGTACCCTGGGAATGAAGGGTACTCTTTAATGCTCAGGGGCAAGAATGGATCTG ATTCTGAAACCATCCGACTGCCATATGAAGAAGGGGAGCTGCTGGAGTACCTGGATGCCGAAGAGTTGCCTCCTATTCTAGTGGATCTGTTGGAGAAATCGCAG GTGAACATCTTCCACTGTGGCTGTGTAATAGTCGAGGTGAGAGACTACAGGCAGTCTTGTAATACCAAGATGCCCACCTATCAGAGTCGACACATCCTGTTGCGACCGACCATGCAG ACTCTGATCTGTGATGTACATGCCATGACCAGTGACCACCATAAGTGGACACAG GATGACAAATTGCAGCTGGAGAGTCAGTTGATTTTGGCCACAGCTGAACCACTGTGCCTGGACCCTTCCATTTCTGTCACCTGCACAGCCAACCGTCTGCTatacaacaaacagaaaatgaacacTCGCTCCATGAAACG ATGTTTCAAGAGACACTCTCGAGCAGCCCTGAATAGGCAGCAGGAGCTGTCCCACCTGCCCATGCCGCCACAACTACGACTTTACGACTacctgcagaggaggaaggagaggaaaccTGCTCCCGTCATAGACCTGAAGATCTCAAAGATTGGAAAT TGTGTTGACATGTGGAAGCAAAACAACTGCCAACTAACTGTACCAAAGGAAATTGAT GTGGAAAGGTATGCTGTGGTTGAGCGATCGCTGCAGTTGGAGGACTCTCAGCCCACTACTGTAATCTGGCCTGCTGAG GAAGTTGTAGATGACTACACGTTTGAGTGTGAGGTGGGGGGCCAAGCCCAGAAGACCAAGGTGTCCATCTTCCAGTCACTTGGAGACCCGCTGGTTTATGGAAAGATCTACTGTGCCAAAGAACAAAAAGCCGAGGAGGACAGCACAGACCTGAAGCTCATTCACCCCCC CTTCCTCATAGGCTCAAAGATCGATGCAGATCG ATTTCTCACTCAGTACAAAGGAGTGTATGAGAGAGATGTGAAGTGTCAGGTCAAGATGTCCCATAACTCAGGCAGCGTGGGACCGGGTCCCCCCTCGCCAGGCAAAGAAGAG GGTGAGGGTATTTCTCCACTGGTCCAGACGTCTGTTTTGGGAAAAGGGGTGAAGCACCGACCCCCTCCCATCAAACTGCCTTCAGGATCAAGCAGCAGCTCCTCAG GTAACCCGTATAGTTCACAAACCACCAGTGGTCTACTCAAGTGCCCTACGCCCCCTCCGGCCAAAAGCCAGTCTCTAAACAGGAAGCACTCCATGGAGCTGGGCCAGTTGGGCCTGCTGTCGcctgcctctctctcccccatGGGCTCCACACAGA GATCGGGGACTCCTAAGCCATCCACTCCCACACCCACCAACACACCGTGCTCGACCCCACACCCCGCTGACGTCCTGTCAGCTCCTCTCTCGGTGACCCCGACCCCATCGGATCCTCCGTTGACTCAGAACCAGTCGCAGCCCGCCCTCCTCACGTCCTTCGCCCAGCAGCAGCTGGCGCTGAGCCAGCCCCTGCCCGTTATGACCATTCCCCTGCCCACCATGGGTACGTCGATCACCACAGGCACCACCTCATCGCAGGTCATGGCCAACCCCGCAGGGCTCAATATCATCAACGTGGTCAGCTCTGTCTG CCCTCAGACCCTGATGAGTGGCTCCAATCCAATGCTGGGTCCAGGCCTTAACCTGAGTGGAATCATTCCATCTGGAGGACTGATGCCCACCATGCAGTCAGCAGCACAAACTG GGAGTCATTTTGGCCTGAACAACAGTGCTGGGCTGAGACCCCTGAACCTACTGCAG ATCCCCACCGGTCCTCTCATCTTTAactctctgcagcagcagcagctgtctCAGTTCTCACCGCAGCAGAGTCAGTCAGCCACTTCCAGCCCTCAACAGCAGGGGGAGACG GGAGACCAGGGCTCGGATCAAAGTTTAGGAAACCAGCAAACCGCCGTCATCAACCTAGGAGTCGGGGGCTTCATGTCTCCACAAGCAGCAG
- the supt20 gene encoding transcription factor SPT20 homolog isoform X1, which translates to MQHVLEYALDRAEYIVESARQRPAKRRVSSGGRKSLYQKLYELYMEECEKEPESKNLRRNVNLLEKLLSQESISCLVVNLYPGNEGYSLMLRGKNGSDSETIRLPYEEGELLEYLDAEELPPILVDLLEKSQVNIFHCGCVIVEVRDYRQSCNTKMPTYQSRHILLRPTMQTLICDVHAMTSDHHKWTQDDKLQLESQLILATAEPLCLDPSISVTCTANRLLYNKQKMNTRSMKRCFKRHSRAALNRQQELSHLPMPPQLRLYDYLQRRKERKPAPVIDLKISKIGNCVDMWKQNNCQLTVPKEIDVERYAVVERSLQLEDSQPTTVIWPAEEVVDDYTFECEVGGQAQKTKVSIFQSLGDPLVYGKIYCAKEQKAEEDSTDLKLIHPPFLIGSKIDADRFLTQYKGVYERDVKCQVKMSHNSGSVGPGPPSPGKEEGEGISPLVQTSVLGKGVKHRPPPIKLPSGSSSSSSGNPYSSQTTSGLLKCPTPPPAKSQSLNRKHSMELGQLGLLSPASLSPMGSTQRSGTPKPSTPTPTNTPCSTPHPADVLSAPLSVTPTPSDPPLTQNQSQPALLTSFAQQQLALSQPLPVMTIPLPTMGTSITTGTTSSQVMANPAGLNIINVVSSVCSPQTLMSGSNPMLGPGLNLSGIIPSGGLMPTMQSAAQTGSHFGLNNSAGLRPLNLLQIPTGPLIFNSLQQQQLSQFSPQQSQSATSSPQQQGETGDQGSDQSLGNQQTAVINLGVGGFMSPQAAVLSQLGCGLDGSGPPLPSPRFQQQHQPQIQLQFLQHQMQQQQMAMGAAAPQGGPPQQHTASQPRSKRKRSLPQPLPKS; encoded by the exons ATG CAACACGTTTTGGAATATGCATTGGATCGAGCCGAG TACATTGTTGAAAGTGCTCGCCAACGACCAGCCAAAAGGAGAGTTTCATCCGGTGGGAGGAAGAGTTTGTATCAGAAGCTCTATGAGCTTTATATGGAGGAATGTGAGAAAGAGCCGGAGTCAAAG AATTTGAGGAGAAATGTGAATCTGCTGGAGAAGCTGTTGTCTCAGGAGTCCATATCATGTCTTGTGGTCAATTTGTACCCTGGGAATGAAGGGTACTCTTTAATGCTCAGGGGCAAGAATGGATCTG ATTCTGAAACCATCCGACTGCCATATGAAGAAGGGGAGCTGCTGGAGTACCTGGATGCCGAAGAGTTGCCTCCTATTCTAGTGGATCTGTTGGAGAAATCGCAG GTGAACATCTTCCACTGTGGCTGTGTAATAGTCGAGGTGAGAGACTACAGGCAGTCTTGTAATACCAAGATGCCCACCTATCAGAGTCGACACATCCTGTTGCGACCGACCATGCAG ACTCTGATCTGTGATGTACATGCCATGACCAGTGACCACCATAAGTGGACACAG GATGACAAATTGCAGCTGGAGAGTCAGTTGATTTTGGCCACAGCTGAACCACTGTGCCTGGACCCTTCCATTTCTGTCACCTGCACAGCCAACCGTCTGCTatacaacaaacagaaaatgaacacTCGCTCCATGAAACG ATGTTTCAAGAGACACTCTCGAGCAGCCCTGAATAGGCAGCAGGAGCTGTCCCACCTGCCCATGCCGCCACAACTACGACTTTACGACTacctgcagaggaggaaggagaggaaaccTGCTCCCGTCATAGACCTGAAGATCTCAAAGATTGGAAAT TGTGTTGACATGTGGAAGCAAAACAACTGCCAACTAACTGTACCAAAGGAAATTGAT GTGGAAAGGTATGCTGTGGTTGAGCGATCGCTGCAGTTGGAGGACTCTCAGCCCACTACTGTAATCTGGCCTGCTGAG GAAGTTGTAGATGACTACACGTTTGAGTGTGAGGTGGGGGGCCAAGCCCAGAAGACCAAGGTGTCCATCTTCCAGTCACTTGGAGACCCGCTGGTTTATGGAAAGATCTACTGTGCCAAAGAACAAAAAGCCGAGGAGGACAGCACAGACCTGAAGCTCATTCACCCCCC CTTCCTCATAGGCTCAAAGATCGATGCAGATCG ATTTCTCACTCAGTACAAAGGAGTGTATGAGAGAGATGTGAAGTGTCAGGTCAAGATGTCCCATAACTCAGGCAGCGTGGGACCGGGTCCCCCCTCGCCAGGCAAAGAAGAG GGTGAGGGTATTTCTCCACTGGTCCAGACGTCTGTTTTGGGAAAAGGGGTGAAGCACCGACCCCCTCCCATCAAACTGCCTTCAGGATCAAGCAGCAGCTCCTCAG GTAACCCGTATAGTTCACAAACCACCAGTGGTCTACTCAAGTGCCCTACGCCCCCTCCGGCCAAAAGCCAGTCTCTAAACAGGAAGCACTCCATGGAGCTGGGCCAGTTGGGCCTGCTGTCGcctgcctctctctcccccatGGGCTCCACACAGA GATCGGGGACTCCTAAGCCATCCACTCCCACACCCACCAACACACCGTGCTCGACCCCACACCCCGCTGACGTCCTGTCAGCTCCTCTCTCGGTGACCCCGACCCCATCGGATCCTCCGTTGACTCAGAACCAGTCGCAGCCCGCCCTCCTCACGTCCTTCGCCCAGCAGCAGCTGGCGCTGAGCCAGCCCCTGCCCGTTATGACCATTCCCCTGCCCACCATGGGTACGTCGATCACCACAGGCACCACCTCATCGCAGGTCATGGCCAACCCCGCAGGGCTCAATATCATCAACGTGGTCAGCTCTGTCTG CAGCCCTCAGACCCTGATGAGTGGCTCCAATCCAATGCTGGGTCCAGGCCTTAACCTGAGTGGAATCATTCCATCTGGAGGACTGATGCCCACCATGCAGTCAGCAGCACAAACTG GGAGTCATTTTGGCCTGAACAACAGTGCTGGGCTGAGACCCCTGAACCTACTGCAG ATCCCCACCGGTCCTCTCATCTTTAactctctgcagcagcagcagctgtctCAGTTCTCACCGCAGCAGAGTCAGTCAGCCACTTCCAGCCCTCAACAGCAGGGGGAGACG GGAGACCAGGGCTCGGATCAAAGTTTAGGAAACCAGCAAACCGCCGTCATCAACCTAGGAGTCGGGGGCTTCATGTCTCCACAAGCAGCAG
- the supt20 gene encoding transcription factor SPT20 homolog isoform X5, with protein MQHVLEYALDRAEYIVESARQRPAKRRVSSGGRKSLYQKLYELYMEECEKEPESKNLRRNVNLLEKLLSQESISCLVVNLYPGNEGYSLMLRGKNGSDSETIRLPYEEGELLEYLDAEELPPILVDLLEKSQVNIFHCGCVIVEVRDYRQSCNTKMPTYQSRHILLRPTMQTLICDVHAMTSDHHKWTQDDKLQLESQLILATAEPLCLDPSISVTCTANRLLYNKQKMNTRSMKRCFKRHSRAALNRQQELSHLPMPPQLRLYDYLQRRKERKPAPVIDLKISKIGNCVDMWKQNNCQLTVPKEIDVERYAVVERSLQLEDSQPTTVIWPAEEVVDDYTFECEVGGQAQKTKVSIFQSLGDPLVYGKIYCAKEQKAEEDSTDLKLIHPPFLIGSKIDADRFLTQYKGVYERDVKCQVKMSHNSGSVGPGPPSPGKEEGEGISPLVQTSVLGKGVKHRPPPIKLPSGSSSSSSGNPYSSQTTSGLLKCPTPPPAKSQSLNRKHSMELGQLGLLSPASLSPMGSTQRSGTPKPSTPTPTNTPCSTPHPADVLSAPLSVTPTPSDPPLTQNQSQPALLTSFAQQQLALSQPLPVMTIPLPTMGTSITTGTTSSQVMANPAGLNIINVVSSVCSPQTLMSGSNPMLGPGLNLSGIIPSGGLMPTMQSAAQTGSHFGLNNSAGLRPLNLLQIPTGPLIFNSLQQQQLSQFSPQQSQSATSSPQQQGETGSDQSLGNQQTAVINLGVGGFMSPQAAVAILAAPNAAAANGYGSSSSSGGAATTTYRQPTKK; from the exons ATG CAACACGTTTTGGAATATGCATTGGATCGAGCCGAG TACATTGTTGAAAGTGCTCGCCAACGACCAGCCAAAAGGAGAGTTTCATCCGGTGGGAGGAAGAGTTTGTATCAGAAGCTCTATGAGCTTTATATGGAGGAATGTGAGAAAGAGCCGGAGTCAAAG AATTTGAGGAGAAATGTGAATCTGCTGGAGAAGCTGTTGTCTCAGGAGTCCATATCATGTCTTGTGGTCAATTTGTACCCTGGGAATGAAGGGTACTCTTTAATGCTCAGGGGCAAGAATGGATCTG ATTCTGAAACCATCCGACTGCCATATGAAGAAGGGGAGCTGCTGGAGTACCTGGATGCCGAAGAGTTGCCTCCTATTCTAGTGGATCTGTTGGAGAAATCGCAG GTGAACATCTTCCACTGTGGCTGTGTAATAGTCGAGGTGAGAGACTACAGGCAGTCTTGTAATACCAAGATGCCCACCTATCAGAGTCGACACATCCTGTTGCGACCGACCATGCAG ACTCTGATCTGTGATGTACATGCCATGACCAGTGACCACCATAAGTGGACACAG GATGACAAATTGCAGCTGGAGAGTCAGTTGATTTTGGCCACAGCTGAACCACTGTGCCTGGACCCTTCCATTTCTGTCACCTGCACAGCCAACCGTCTGCTatacaacaaacagaaaatgaacacTCGCTCCATGAAACG ATGTTTCAAGAGACACTCTCGAGCAGCCCTGAATAGGCAGCAGGAGCTGTCCCACCTGCCCATGCCGCCACAACTACGACTTTACGACTacctgcagaggaggaaggagaggaaaccTGCTCCCGTCATAGACCTGAAGATCTCAAAGATTGGAAAT TGTGTTGACATGTGGAAGCAAAACAACTGCCAACTAACTGTACCAAAGGAAATTGAT GTGGAAAGGTATGCTGTGGTTGAGCGATCGCTGCAGTTGGAGGACTCTCAGCCCACTACTGTAATCTGGCCTGCTGAG GAAGTTGTAGATGACTACACGTTTGAGTGTGAGGTGGGGGGCCAAGCCCAGAAGACCAAGGTGTCCATCTTCCAGTCACTTGGAGACCCGCTGGTTTATGGAAAGATCTACTGTGCCAAAGAACAAAAAGCCGAGGAGGACAGCACAGACCTGAAGCTCATTCACCCCCC CTTCCTCATAGGCTCAAAGATCGATGCAGATCG ATTTCTCACTCAGTACAAAGGAGTGTATGAGAGAGATGTGAAGTGTCAGGTCAAGATGTCCCATAACTCAGGCAGCGTGGGACCGGGTCCCCCCTCGCCAGGCAAAGAAGAG GGTGAGGGTATTTCTCCACTGGTCCAGACGTCTGTTTTGGGAAAAGGGGTGAAGCACCGACCCCCTCCCATCAAACTGCCTTCAGGATCAAGCAGCAGCTCCTCAG GTAACCCGTATAGTTCACAAACCACCAGTGGTCTACTCAAGTGCCCTACGCCCCCTCCGGCCAAAAGCCAGTCTCTAAACAGGAAGCACTCCATGGAGCTGGGCCAGTTGGGCCTGCTGTCGcctgcctctctctcccccatGGGCTCCACACAGA GATCGGGGACTCCTAAGCCATCCACTCCCACACCCACCAACACACCGTGCTCGACCCCACACCCCGCTGACGTCCTGTCAGCTCCTCTCTCGGTGACCCCGACCCCATCGGATCCTCCGTTGACTCAGAACCAGTCGCAGCCCGCCCTCCTCACGTCCTTCGCCCAGCAGCAGCTGGCGCTGAGCCAGCCCCTGCCCGTTATGACCATTCCCCTGCCCACCATGGGTACGTCGATCACCACAGGCACCACCTCATCGCAGGTCATGGCCAACCCCGCAGGGCTCAATATCATCAACGTGGTCAGCTCTGTCTG CAGCCCTCAGACCCTGATGAGTGGCTCCAATCCAATGCTGGGTCCAGGCCTTAACCTGAGTGGAATCATTCCATCTGGAGGACTGATGCCCACCATGCAGTCAGCAGCACAAACTG GGAGTCATTTTGGCCTGAACAACAGTGCTGGGCTGAGACCCCTGAACCTACTGCAG ATCCCCACCGGTCCTCTCATCTTTAactctctgcagcagcagcagctgtctCAGTTCTCACCGCAGCAGAGTCAGTCAGCCACTTCCAGCCCTCAACAGCAGGGGGAGACG GGCTCGGATCAAAGTTTAGGAAACCAGCAAACCGCCGTCATCAACCTAGGAGTCGGGGGCTTCATGTCTCCACAAGCAGCAG